The following nucleotide sequence is from Candidatus Eisenbacteria bacterium.
GCCTGCCTCGCCTCACGCTTCCCTGCGGGGACCCCGATCACCGAGGAGGGGCTCCGGCGGGTCGAGGTTTGCGAGCGCTTCCTTCGTGAGAACGGCTTTCGCGTGGTTCGGGTTCGCCTCGAGGGGGAGGGGGCGCGCGTGGAGCTCGATCCGAAGGAGATCGAGCGCCTCGCCTCGGGGGAGATGCGGGGGCGCTTCCTCGCCCTCTGCAAGGAGAACGGGTTCGCGCGCGTCGCGCTCGATCTCGAGGGATACCGGCCGGCCGGGAAGGAGGCGGCCCGTGCGGGTCTCGCGTGAGTTCCGCTTCGAAGCGGCCCACCGCCTGCGCGATCACGGCGGAGGATGCGAGGCGCTGCACGGCCACACTTGGACGCTCCGAGTCACCGTCCAAGCCCCGGTCCGCGAGGACGGGCTCGCCTTTGACTTCCTCCTTCTCGAAGAGGAGGTCCGGGCCCGCGTTCTCGCTCGGATGGATCATTCGTATCTCAATGATTTACTCCCATCCCCATCGGCGGAAAACGTGGCGAGGTGGGCCTGGAAAGCCCTCGCTCATCTCCCGCTCGCCGAGATTCGGGTGTGGGAAACGCCGGACTCATTCGTGGCGTATGATGGGCGAGAGTAAACCGAACAGTCCGAGCCGAGCGGAGGCGGTGCGCCGCGAGACGATCGAGGCGTATCGCGCCCAGTACGCGCGCGCGTACAGGCGGAGATGGGGAATCGACCCCCCGGGGCGCCGTGTCCGGAGGATCGCCTTCGTGCACGACGGGCCGGGCGACGTCGAGGCGACGCATCGGCGCTCCCTGCTCGAGGCGAGGGGGGCCGCTGTGGAGGAGTGGTGGCCCGGCGCGGGTTTCGCGCCGCCGATCGACGGGGAGTGGCAAGGGCTCTTTCTCTCGGCCGCGGAACCGACCGATCGGGAGGCCAGATCGCTTCTCGCGCGGCTCGCGCGGCGGGCCGCCGAGAAGGGCGCGATCGTGGCGGCCGGGCCCCCGGCCGTGGCGTACCTCGCGCGGGAAGGCCTGCTCCGCGGGCGGACGGTCGCCTGCCCGCCCTCCGCGGAGGAGGAGATCGCTCGGTTCGGAGCCGTCCCCTCCCGCGCCTCGCTCGCCGAAGACAGGGGCTTCCTCACCTGCTCCGGCTGGGAACGAATCGGGGACCTGATCGTCGCGCTGCTCGACGTCTTGCATCCTCCTCGGCGGGAAGAGAGGGCGGAATCATGAAGCGAACAAACGACACGGCCGCCGCGATCGAGCCGATCGATCTCGTGCGGAAGCTCCTTCTCGCGATCGGAGAAGACCCGGATCGGGAAGGCCTGCGAAAGACCCCCGAACGCGTGGTGCGCGCCTATCAGTTTCTCACCGAGGGGTACCGGCTGACGCCGGAGGCGGTCGTCCAGGACGCCGTCTTCCACGAATCGGTCAACGAGATGGTGATGATTCAGAACATCGATGTGTATAGTTTGTGCGAGCATCACCTTCTCCCGTTCTACGGGCACTGCCACGTCGCGTATATCCCGGACGGCAAAGTGATCGGCCTTTCGAAGGTTCCGCGCATCGTGGAGGTCTACTCGCGCAGGCTCCAGCTCCAGGAACGCCTGACGAACCAGATCGCCGACGCGATCGAGAGGATCCTCTCGCCGAAGGGGGTCGCGATCGTGATCGACGCGATCCACCTTTGCATGGCGATGCGCGGGGTGGAGAAACAGAACGCGTTCACGAAGACCAGCGCCCTACTCGGGGAGTTCCACGAGGACCCGCAAACCAGGGCGGAGTTCTTCTCCCTCCTGCGCGGGTCGAGGGGATGAACGGGAGCGGAGATCGAAAGGAGCTCGGATGGATACGGCGCTGAAGGAGCCGAAATCGGCGGCGGTGCGCCTCGGGGACGCCTGGCGCCAGTGGGACGGAGACCTCGCCGCCTACGAATGGAAGGTCGAAACCTCGCACCGTCCGTTTCTCCTTCTCTTCGCGCTCTTCTGCATCCTGGTCGTGGCGGCCGGATGGCTCCTCTGGTATCTCGTGGTGCCGCGGCTCGCCGAGCTCCATCCGCGCGCGCCCTACTGGACCGGCCTCGCCTTTCTCGTCGGGGGAGGCGGGATCGTTCTCGTCAGCCTGTCGGTCATCCTCAGCGTCCTCACGAACCGCCGGCTCTTGCTCACCCGCCTCGCGCTCGTTTTCCTCGTTCTCGCGGTCCGCCCGAGCGCTCGTATCGCCCAGCGATTCGGCTTCTCGCGCGACCGCGTGGAGAACTCCTTCCTCAAGATCCACAACACGGTCACTCGGCTGATCGATTCCGGCCAGGGATACGACCGCATCCTCGTTCTTCTCCCGCGCTGTCTCTCGAAAGAGGCCCGGAATCGCCTCGTCGCGCTCGCGGAGAAGCACTGCTGCCGTCTCTACACCGCGGCGGGAGGGTCCGAAGCCCTCGTCCAGATCCGCGCCCTTCGCCCGAGGGCAATCGTCGCGGTCGCGTGCGAGCGCGATCTTGTCTCGGGGATCCGAGACGCGGGGACCGGAATCCCGGTGATCGGAATCCCGAACATTCGGGAGAACGGCCCGTGCTGGAAGGCGAACGTCGATTTCGGCGAGTTCGAGAAGGCGATTCGCTACTTCGCGTGCGGAACATCGAAAGACAAAGAATAGAACGGCGCGGCGCGCAGAGAGGAATCGTCCGCGGCGGTCAGCGACCACCCTCCCGAGCCCCCGCCGGATGCCCCGCCGCCCCCTCCGGGGGTGTCTCCCGCCGCGCGAGGACCGCTTCGAGGACGAGCGTCTCGGCCCCCCTGCGAATGCGAATCCAGACCCGATCCCCCGGACGATGCGCGCGGAGCGCGGCCGCGTAGCCGGCGAGGTCGCGGACCGCGTGTCCTCCGACACCGGTCACGAGATCGCCGGGGAGCACGCCCGCCGACTCGGCGGGGGAGCCGGGCGCGACGGACGCCACGAGAACCCCGTCGCCGGCCGGCACGGAGAAGTCGGGTAGGGTTCCGAGAAAGGGCCTTTCGCGATCGGGAGGGGGCGCGCCCGAAGAGACGCCCTCCCCGTGAAAACCTCGGGCAAGGCGCGCGAAGAGGGGAGCGGCCTCGCGAGCGAACCGGGTCACGCGCGCGAGCCCTTCGTAGTCGATCTTCTCTTCCGTGTCGGTCGGCCGATGGTAGTCGGCATGAGGCCCGGTGAAGAGCATCATCGATGGGACGCGCGCCCCGGCGAAGGAGGCGAGGTCGCCCGCCTCGTAGCCGGACCGCATCTCGAGGGTCGGTGGGTCGGCGGGGAGGAGGGCCGCGAGCGAGTCGCGCGCCTCCTCGAGAAGCCCGGCGACCGCGACGAGAAGAGGGCCGCCGCCGAGGCGCCCCACCATGTCCACGTTCACCATCGCCGCGGCCTCGGAGAGGGGGACGGGCGGGCGGCACACGTACGCCCGCGAGCCGAGGAGCCCCGCTTCCTCTCCCGTAAACGCGGCGAACACGACCGGCCCCTCGTGCGGGTTCTCCCTCGCGAACGCCCGCGCGGTCTCGATGAGAAGCGCGACTCCCGACGCGTTGTCGTCGGCGCCCGGATGCATGACTCCATCTTTCATACCTAAATGATCATAATGCGCGCCGATGACGAGAACACGCCCCTCTCGATCCGGATCGACGGCGCCGATCACGTTCCCCATGCGCTTCGCGGGAACGAAGGGCTCGTCCCCGGCGGCGCATCCCTCGATCCTCCCCTCCGCACCGACCGCGAACGTATGGAGGAACGAACCGGGCGCGTCGCCCGCCCCGATCGCCGACAGCCCGATCTCCAGGAACCTTCCGGCGATGTACTCGGCCGCCGCACGCTCCCCCTCGCTCCCCGCTTCCCGCCCGGCGAGCGTGGGAGAGGAGAGGAAACGGACGTGCGCGGCGAGCCGCCCCTCGAGCGAGGAATCGGGAAGAGCGCCCGCGGCGAGCGCGCCGCGCGCCGCGAGGAAGAAGAGAACCGGAAAGAACACCGCTCGGTTCATGATGCTATGAAGATAGAAGAGAGGGCGCCGTCCGGGCAAGAGACGGTTGCGCGGAGGGGGCCGCTTGTCTAAGCTGAGGGAGTCGGCCCGCGACCCCGGCCGCAAGGAAGGGACGCGATGGACTCTCCTGATCCCCGCGAAAGAAACGACACTCCTCGCCGTTCGCGGAAGATCTCCGCCGACGCGGACGAGACGTTCGAGTTCCTCTCCGACGACCGGAACCTCCCCTCTTGGTGGGGTTCCGGCGCGGAACGGGAGGAGGAAGGCGCGGAGGGGCTTCACATGGATGCCGATCCGGGCGCGC
It contains:
- a CDS encoding 6-carboxytetrahydropterin synthase → MRVSREFRFEAAHRLRDHGGGCEALHGHTWTLRVTVQAPVREDGLAFDFLLLEEEVRARVLARMDHSYLNDLLPSPSAENVARWAWKALAHLPLAEIRVWETPDSFVAYDGRE
- the folE gene encoding GTP cyclohydrolase I FolE codes for the protein MKRTNDTAAAIEPIDLVRKLLLAIGEDPDREGLRKTPERVVRAYQFLTEGYRLTPEAVVQDAVFHESVNEMVMIQNIDVYSLCEHHLLPFYGHCHVAYIPDGKVIGLSKVPRIVEVYSRRLQLQERLTNQIADAIERILSPKGVAIVIDAIHLCMAMRGVEKQNAFTKTSALLGEFHEDPQTRAEFFSLLRGSRG
- a CDS encoding DUF116 domain-containing protein; translation: MDTALKEPKSAAVRLGDAWRQWDGDLAAYEWKVETSHRPFLLLFALFCILVVAAGWLLWYLVVPRLAELHPRAPYWTGLAFLVGGGGIVLVSLSVILSVLTNRRLLLTRLALVFLVLAVRPSARIAQRFGFSRDRVENSFLKIHNTVTRLIDSGQGYDRILVLLPRCLSKEARNRLVALAEKHCCRLYTAAGGSEALVQIRALRPRAIVAVACERDLVSGIRDAGTGIPVIGIPNIRENGPCWKANVDFGEFEKAIRYFACGTSKDKE
- a CDS encoding M20/M25/M40 family metallo-hydrolase, which codes for MNRAVFFPVLFFLAARGALAAGALPDSSLEGRLAAHVRFLSSPTLAGREAGSEGERAAAEYIAGRFLEIGLSAIGAGDAPGSFLHTFAVGAEGRIEGCAAGDEPFVPAKRMGNVIGAVDPDREGRVLVIGAHYDHLGMKDGVMHPGADDNASGVALLIETARAFARENPHEGPVVFAAFTGEEAGLLGSRAYVCRPPVPLSEAAAMVNVDMVGRLGGGPLLVAVAGLLEEARDSLAALLPADPPTLEMRSGYEAGDLASFAGARVPSMMLFTGPHADYHRPTDTEEKIDYEGLARVTRFAREAAPLFARLARGFHGEGVSSGAPPPDRERPFLGTLPDFSVPAGDGVLVASVAPGSPAESAGVLPGDLVTGVGGHAVRDLAGYAAALRAHRPGDRVWIRIRRGAETLVLEAVLARRETPPEGAAGHPAGAREGGR